The nucleotide window TTCATTTGTAGGCAGGTTGGTAGGACAAGCGGTCTGTCTCGAACGCGGGACAGAAAATGCAGAACACCCCGCCAACCGCTGCTCCAGACGAATGCCTGAATATCTCAGGGAGAGATGCATCTGAGCTGGAGTCGGCTCGAGCACGTCATGTGATTGGGTGACAGAATGTCCCGAAACGGTAACCGGTGTCTGCGCTCGAGAGAATATGGTTTGTAGCACAGACAGTTTTAGGACGCTCGAATGAGTAACATATATAAACGATGGAGTCGTAAAATAAAGTAACCTGTGAAAGTTGAATGGAATCAAGTGTATAGTGATGCACAGTCAGACCATATTGCAAAAAATACAGGAATTGCTGTTAAAACTAATTACCTGCTAGATAACATACCAATCAGTATTCACTTACTATAATAAATGACGCTGTACAAAATGGAGGATTTTCTAAATTTGGATGATAGTAAGTTCAATGAAGTAGTAGACACAGAGTTATATCCAAATTCGCAAGACTTTACCTCTGGGGGATTTGGTAATCCGTCGGTTGGCGTACCTGCTATTATTGCAGATGTACCGAAATTGTCGCGCCTGTCTGAGCTTTCATTATTACCACAATACAATAGTAACTCAAGCAACCGTATTGAGAAGAAGTCGGTCCAAAAGCACAAAAAGGATAGGGTACTTAAGTCGTTTGTAAAGGCTATTGACAAAACCCTGGAGACTTCCGATAGTAGTATACTTTCCTCGACACCTTCGCCGAAATCTATTTTTTCTTACGGTTTTTCGTCGTCTTTGGATGATGAAAGGCCACTTTCTATGGTTGAAGAGCACTTACTATTGCCTCAAGATGACGCATATATCAACGAAAATGTGTCTATATTCAAGTTGGCTTTAGAGAAGTCTCCAGTTTCTTCACCTCGTGAGCAGGCGCAAACCGAAAGAAATGTTTTCTCAATTCCTAATGTCAGTTATGGATTTGACTTCAGCACGATGCCAGACACGCATAATAGGCAGTTGCTGCAGTCGCAGCAATTACAACACAATACACCGCAAGAGCTGGATTGGCAGCCGGTGTTTCAGCAACAGcatcagcaacagcaactACAACAAAATCAATTACATCTAcaacaagaagaagatggGCAAAATCTGCGCAATCTCCATCACAGTCATCAACTGCAACTTCAACTGCTACTGTTATTCCAGGAAGAGGATCAAAACCAACAATACCAACAGCATAATTCCCATGCAGAGATTTCGCCAATACTGACAGCTCCAATGATAATGTTTACACCGGCGAAACCACAAATGTTTGGCTATATGGCGGACCTCGAGAATTCCTTGGAATTCGCATCAATGTCGTTTGAAGAGCAGTTTGATATTCATACAAGAATTCAATTTCAGTCTCAAAACGCGCCCGATCAACTGCGGCAAGTGCAAAAGAAAGAGGAagaagctgaagaagaggaaggCGATGAGCAGGAagaggatgatgaagaggatgaaTTATATACCGATGATCTGCAGTCAAGCGAACAGACTATAGCGCAGTCAAACTCAATGCAGCCCATTTTTCAGAGACTTCATGAGGTTAGAGCTGATAATCATCATATATCTCTAACTAGTATGCCACTGATGCCTGAGAAGAAACGGAGGAAATTGAGTATCCAGCCGTTAACTTATGATCAAATTAGATTGACTCAGGGACTCTTGAGAAAGACAATGATTCGGCACTATGATACTGAGGATCTTAAGATTCAAataaagaaagaaataGCCAAAGAACAGAAGGCTTTGAAGGATGCATTAAAACGGCCCGGCAAAACGGCATCGCCAAAGAAACGTACAATAAGCAAAACGAGATTACAAACCGTATCCGTTGATTTTACTCAAGTTTTAACTGGCCTTCATGACCTAGAAGTGGTATTTTCAAATAATCATATATTATCGTCATCGTATTGGTCTGCGAAAGGTGATAATTCTGGAGTTACAGAGATGCGGAATATAGTATCTGTTCTCCGTCATCAGTACAAGAATCGGATAACATTTGAATTTATTGACGACGATCTAAATCCCCATTCTATTGTAGATGGTGTTAAATTATTGAAATTCTCCGTAATATCAAGGTTATGTGAACACTTGGAAGGTGATAATTATGTAACCGGATGGGTGCATTTAATAACATACAATGATTTAAGTGAATTACTAGGTTTTTCATTAGATATATCTGATGAAATGATAGTTGTAAATGATGattctttaatatttgaAACCCAAAATGAACCTTGGAAAAGGTTATTGATGAGATGGAGGTCTATTTACGACAAAAAGTTATTCATTATATCTGAATCTAAAGAAATGATGCAACTCAAGATAGAAAAGGCCAAATCTCGAGGCAGGCCATTTAAATTAGATGAAAGGGAAAAGAAATTGAAGGAGGATTTGTTTAATCAATTAATGTCCTACAAAGGATTACTAGGAGCCCCTTCTAAAACTGCAAAAGATCAGGCGCTTATCAAGACTAACAAATTAGAGTCCCTCATTAAGGTTGTATTAGAGAAATACTGTTGGATTGATCCAAGTACAGTTCCCCCGGGCGGATACAGAAGGTTGTTCTGATAATAAATGTCATCACTATACACCAACTACAAAATTATTAACAACCTTATAGAGAGCCAATATAGTAACATAATATCCAAAAGCAAACATCTATCAGAAGTCTAACAGACACTAATGTTGTAGCACTAACGCCTTTGGCTTTTTTGGAATGTTTAAAATTCGTGGAATCTCATCAACAGGTGCTGGCATAACGCCAGTTGTATTAATGATGAATAGGATAACAAAAGGACATAAGAAAATTTAACAAATTGGAAAACTGGAATAGATCAACGTAACAGGGTTTGTCTTAAATTCCCAGTAGACTAACATTTTTAATTGTAATATTACGTTATTTTATTACTGGTAGGAAAGTTTCACGTAGAATACTGCTAAACTTTGCTTTTACTTTGCCAGCCAAATGAGAGCTTAGCTTGAGATCCTGCCTCAATGATCACATTTAAAACAGTAGTAATACCGACTTTGGAGGCGTTCAATGCCCGGCGGAATTCGTAATCTAACTCACTCAAATACCGGATCAAAAATCCTTCACAACCAAAACCTTTACCTACCATGTCATACCTGCATTCAGATGTCAGGTCAGTAGTACGGGTTAAATTTTCGTCTGTATTTCCGTGGTAAATACCACCATTGTTCATAATTATAACAACAATACCTAAGTTGTTTCTGACGGCGGTTTCCAACTCTGCACAGGAGAACCCGAATGCCGAATCACCAAGTATTGCCACAATATCTTTTTTAGGCTCGGCTATTTTCGCAGCTAGAGCATACCCAACCCCAACACCCATGGATGCATTGGTTCCAGCATCCAACCGATGTCTAGGATAGTCCGTAGGGAAACAAATACGGCCAATGTCCATAGTATTTGCACCTTCGAGAATCAGAATAGTATTCTTGTCGACCAAGTTGCGACGTATTTTTGCATAAACTGCATGGTAATTCAATTGAGCGCCTTCTGGCAGAATTTCCTTCTTTTCTAGTTTTATCTTGTTTAAAGCAATGTTATTCTCAATCTCATCACTGACACCACGATACTTCCAGTTAGTGGGTAGTATTTTCTTTAGAGCTTGAACAAACAGCAAGGTATCACTATGCACAGCATATTTAAGACCAGCACTATTATTCAATCCTAATGATGATAAATCATTGTCCACTTGAATAAATATAACTCCCTTTTTCCACTTTGGTGGTTCGCCATAATGTAGCATCCAATTCAAGCGCGCCCCCAAAACCAAAACGATTTCAGCAGTTTTCAAAGCCAGCGACCTAGCGCCATTTACATTTAATACATGAGAATCTGGAAGGATTCCTTTGGCCATGGGAGTTGGTAAGAATGGCAATCTGTATTGCTGCACGAATTCTCTCAACTCCTGTGAATAATTAATACACCCTCtaccaacaacaacaaGGATGCGCTTGCCAGACACTAACAATTCAGCGGCAGATTTCACAGCAGACATATCAGGACCACATCTTTTACTCGAGATTACTTCATGAATAACTGTTGAAGAAGTACACTCGATTTCCTTATCCATGAGATTTCCCGGAATGTCAATATATGAAACTCCGTTTTGCAAGGTTGAAGTCTTGATAGCACTGTATATTAAATAACCAGCATTCTCGGGATTTATCCGGCCCTTAAACTCCGCCCAGGGAGCCATAAATGATAATTGGTCAAGTTCTTGGAAGCCTCCATGATATTCATCTTCACTACTCCCGGCTAGGACCAATAGGGGCCATTTATTCATATAAGAGTTGTAAATACCTGCTAAAGCGTGAACGATTCCTGGGCCACCGACAACAAGTATTACCCCCGGTTTCTTAGTTAAATAGCCGTATGCGCTAGCCGCATATGAGCAACTTTGTTCATTCCGACATGCTATAAACCTTATGCCATGTTGAACAAAGCACTCTGCCAATTCTACTATAGGAATTCCAACAATACCGAATATCACATCAATACCATGTTGCTTTAGTGCAATTGCAATTTGATCTGGTACCTTCATCTTTTCAACAACGCTATAATCTGACTAGGTTGTAATAAGTGATAACGGATGGAGTTAATATTTTTTTACTTATATACAGATTAAATTAATTAAGTTGGTGATAATGACCTAATATGATGATTAGGAGTCATGATAAATGTATTAAGAATTGCAGATACATTTTCTGTCCGTTAAAGCTCAATTACAGTCTTGGCTGTCCGATGAAAGGGGATCGCGTCTCGTATATTTTGAGCGCCATATAGCCAGCTGACTAGACGTTCAATTCCGATTCCAAATCCTCCATGGGGCATGCTGCCTTGTCTCCGTAGTTCGGTATACCATTGCAGCGCTTCAATATCCATTTTTCTGAGCTTCATCTCCGATATTAACTTGTCATAATCGTCTTCACGCACACTACCACCTACGATCTCACCCATATCAGGGACTAAAAGGTCAAAGCAGGCGACAGTTTCGCCGTCAGGGTTTTGTTTCATGTAAAATGCCTTGGTTTGCTTTGGATAATCTGTCACAAATACTGGCCCTTGGAAGTGTTCACCTGCTAGCCACTTTTCATGTTCTGATTTCAATGCTACACCCCATAGAGGTTCAGTTTCAAACTTCTTCTCTGCATGCCGATGCTGTAAAACCTTAATAGCATCTGTATACGTGATTTTATGCCATTTGTCATCTAAGAGTTTATTCCAACGTTCTATGACTACCTGTCTTTCGTCCGCACCTTTTTCAGGCCTCATCTTGGGAAGTAGATTCTCCTGGTTTTCTATTAATGATGCAGCAATTCTTTTCGTAATAAGCTGAATGAAGTCGGTTAGTTGTTGGGTGGTTTCAATATTGCACATCTCAACCTCCAGCATCCAAAATTCAGCAAGATGACGGTTGGTATCGCTCTCTTCTGCTCGGAAACATGGCGTCAGGGTCCATACTTTGCTTAACGCATGAGCCAGGATCTCCAAGTGTAACTGAGTTGAAACAGACAGATATGCATCCTTGCCAAAGTATTTCTCGGCGTTTTTATCCTTGGAGTTGCGCAACGCATTCGCCTCGACGTTGAATAACTGTCCTCCGCCCTCGCAGTCAGAACTAGTCAAAATAGGTGGCTGTACTTTAAATAGGCCCTCCTTAGCCAATATAGAGTTTAATTTAGTCTCGACATGTGACCTTATCCTCATCAGTCCTCCAAAATATGTTGTTCTATGCTTCCACAACGGCAATCGACGCAGTTGAGCCAACGAAGTATATTTCTTCTGAAGAGGATATTCACTAGTCACATCACCCAAAACACTAATATCATTTCTACTGCATGACAGTTCAAAGGGTTGCTCACGGGTAGGGGTCAAGCACAAAGTAGCATTTTCTATCTTTAATGATTGCCCTACCTTCAACCGCTGAGATGCTATCGTGCCCTCCTCTTCGCCCACATTTGGTAAAACAATGTTCAACGGAGCACTTGTTGTACCATCATGTAAATCAATGAAGGATACCTTCTTCAACCTACGAATTGATTTAATCCATCCTTTGATCTCGATTTTTCCTTGAGGTGCATCTTTTATTTGCAATAGGTCGCGAATAGTCGTTAAAACACCAGCCTTTGAGGAGTAGTACCTTTGCAACCTTAGCATATCAATATTCCCCCGCGCTTGGGTATAGGTCCTTTATCTTATCTGTGTTTAAGACTGGTTGGTCGAAGATTTTTTACAGCGAGCGCTTCAACTAAGCATTTTTGACAAATGCTTCGCCTGGAAATATAATGCGCTAAATGCATAAAATATGCGCAAACAGTTGAAGCTCCCTGAGTTTACTTATTTAGTCCTTTTTCGCCTCCTAATAACGTTAAATATTATCTATATATTTATAGGGCCCACAGCCCTAATCTACAACGTTGCCCTGGTCCGATGTGTTATTTCTTGTCTGAGGTCCTCTAACTTCACTAATTAGACAGCGAAACTGCATTATTAGGTCAGGTACAAAATCCTTAATACTAACATGCTGTCCGCAGGCTGCTTGAGGGCAAGTTTTAGTTTCTTTCTGCAAGAATCGTTCCAACGCAGGTTTATCGAAAACATGACCACATTTGCGGGAAATCATTGGTTTGGTAAACGGCTGGAAGGAAATGGGACACGTCAATTCAATGTTACCGCCACTGAACCTCAACTCCTCTTCTTCCTGCGCTTCGTTAGCGTTGTCCGGAATCATCGCAGTAGGATTCTCCCAAATGTATGGCAGTGCAAAGAACAACTGCCGCATTTGATTATCAGAAGGTGTCTTCGGCAGGCTTCTCTCATTAGATTTCAATTCTCTATAAGTGTGCTCAAGGGAAGGTGCAGTTAGCGATTTTAACCGATATTGGTCCCAGTTCTCTAACGTTACCGGAGCGCATTCCTCTGACTTTTGCTTGTATTCTACCTTAGCCTTCTGTAACAGCGTCCTCTGGGATTCCATTTGACTATATATCATAAGCAACTGCTCATACTGCTCTTCCAGCATCTTTATTATGTCCTTGGCCTGATCTTCCGGCATTTCTTTCACCATCTGCGTCAGCGTACCAATAAATTGGTCTTCTATATCCTTGATAACATCACCACATGGCTTTAGTCCAAGCCCATGAAACTCTCTAGAGACATCAGGGTGCAGTGGAAGGAACTCTGGAACGAAATTCATCTATCTCTACGGTATTCAAGTTCTCACTCATCTTTTATATAGCAACTTCCATATCAAAGCTACGTAGAAAAATAGTACATTAGCAAACCTAAACAAAGGGAAACTAAACCCAGTGCAGCTTTTGGTCAAATGACAAAGGCCTCCTCTGCACCCGCTAAAGTTGCTATACATCGCGCCTTAAACCCTCCCCATAAGTATGCTATGAACATTAATAAGGTATTAATACTAGAATCACTATATGAGCTGCTACTTAATGGCCAGACAAACA belongs to Eremothecium sinecaudum strain ATCC 58844 chromosome IV, complete sequence and includes:
- the PXP1 gene encoding putative indolepyruvate decarboxylase family protein (Syntenic homolog of Ashbya gossypii AEL055C; Syntenic homolog of Saccharomyces cerevisiae YEL020C) → MKVPDQIAIALKQHGIDVIFGIVGIPIVELAECFVQHGIRFIACRNEQSCSYAASAYGYLTKKPGVILVVGGPGIVHALAGIYNSYMNKWPLLVLAGSSEDEYHGGFQELDQLSFMAPWAEFKGRINPENAGYLIYSAIKTSTLQNGVSYIDIPGNLMDKEIECTSSTVIHEVISSKRCGPDMSAVKSAAELLVSGKRILVVVGRGCINYSQELREFVQQYRLPFLPTPMAKGILPDSHVLNVNGARSLALKTAEIVLVLGARLNWMLHYGEPPKWKKGVIFIQVDNDLSSLGLNNSAGLKYAVHSDTLLFVQALKKILPTNWKYRGVSDEIENNIALNKIKLEKKEILPEGAQLNYHAVYAKIRRNLVDKNTILILEGANTMDIGRICFPTDYPRHRLDAGTNASMGVGVGYALAAKIAEPKKDIVAILGDSAFGFSCAELETAVRNNLGIVVIIMNNGGIYHGNTDENLTRTTDLTSECRYDMVGKGFGCEGFLIRYLSELDYEFRRALNASKVGITTVLNVIIEAGSQAKLSFGWQSKSKV
- the SLM5 gene encoding asparagine--tRNA ligase SLM5 (Syntenic homolog of Ashbya gossypii AEL054C; Syntenic homolog of Saccharomyces cerevisiae YCR024C (SLM5)), with the translated sequence MLRLQRYYSSKAGVLTTIRDLLQIKDAPQGKIEIKGWIKSIRRLKKVSFIDLHDGTTSAPLNIVLPNVGEEEGTIASQRLKVGQSLKIENATLCLTPTREQPFELSCSRNDISVLGDVTSEYPLQKKYTSLAQLRRLPLWKHRTTYFGGLMRIRSHVETKLNSILAKEGLFKVQPPILTSSDCEGGGQLFNVEANALRNSKDKNAEKYFGKDAYLSVSTQLHLEILAHALSKVWTLTPCFRAEESDTNRHLAEFWMLEVEMCNIETTQQLTDFIQLITKRIAASLIENQENLLPKMRPEKGADERQVVIERWNKLLDDKWHKITYTDAIKVLQHRHAEKKFETEPLWGVALKSEHEKWLAGEHFQGPVFVTDYPKQTKAFYMKQNPDGETVACFDLLVPDMGEIVGGSVREDDYDKLISEMKLRKMDIEALQWYTELRRQGSMPHGGFGIGIERLVSWLYGAQNIRDAIPFHRTAKTVIEL
- a CDS encoding HDL127Wp (Syntenic homolog of Ashbya gossypii AEL056W; Syntenic homolog of Ashbya gossypii NOHBY504; No homolog in Saccharomyces cerevisiae; Weak similarity to Ashbya gossypii ABL053W); its protein translation is MTLYKMEDFLNLDDSKFNEVVDTELYPNSQDFTSGGFGNPSVGVPAIIADVPKLSRLSELSLLPQYNSNSSNRIEKKSVQKHKKDRVLKSFVKAIDKTLETSDSSILSSTPSPKSIFSYGFSSSLDDERPLSMVEEHLLLPQDDAYINENVSIFKLALEKSPVSSPREQAQTERNVFSIPNVSYGFDFSTMPDTHNRQLLQSQQLQHNTPQELDWQPVFQQQHQQQQLQQNQLHLQQEEDGQNLRNLHHSHQLQLQLLLLFQEEDQNQQYQQHNSHAEISPILTAPMIMFTPAKPQMFGYMADLENSLEFASMSFEEQFDIHTRIQFQSQNAPDQLRQVQKKEEEAEEEEGDEQEEDDEEDELYTDDLQSSEQTIAQSNSMQPIFQRLHEVRADNHHISLTSMPLMPEKKRRKLSIQPLTYDQIRLTQGLLRKTMIRHYDTEDLKIQIKKEIAKEQKALKDALKRPGKTASPKKRTISKTRLQTVSVDFTQVLTGLHDLEVVFSNNHILSSSYWSAKGDNSGVTEMRNIVSVLRHQYKNRITFEFIDDDLNPHSIVDGVKLLKFSVISRLCEHLEGDNYVTGWVHLITYNDLSELLGFSLDISDEMIVVNDDSLIFETQNEPWKRLLMRWRSIYDKKLFIISESKEMMQLKIEKAKSRGRPFKLDEREKKLKEDLFNQLMSYKGLLGAPSKTAKDQALIKTNKLESLIKVVLEKYCWIDPSTVPPGGYRRLF
- the MMS21 gene encoding SUMO ligase MMS21 (Syntenic homolog of Ashbya gossypii AEL053C; Syntenic homolog of Saccharomyces cerevisiae YEL019C (MMS21)), giving the protein MNFVPEFLPLHPDVSREFHGLGLKPCGDVIKDIEDQFIGTLTQMVKEMPEDQAKDIIKMLEEQYEQLLMIYSQMESQRTLLQKAKVEYKQKSEECAPVTLENWDQYRLKSLTAPSLEHTYRELKSNERSLPKTPSDNQMRQLFFALPYIWENPTAMIPDNANEAQEEEELRFSGGNIELTCPISFQPFTKPMISRKCGHVFDKPALERFLQKETKTCPQAACGQHVSIKDFVPDLIMQFRCLISEVRGPQTRNNTSDQGNVVD